One window of the Novosphingobium sp. KACC 22771 genome contains the following:
- a CDS encoding aldehyde dehydrogenase family protein, which produces MNPIFETASQRIAALSGHFIDGAWRKGSGATIPVLDPARETAIGAIAAGGAEEVDQAVRAARRAFDAPSWSAMPAAERERLLLRLADLVEENRDELAAMETIDNGMPYGISRMMAAGSAISAIRYHAGWPRRLTGETVPMSVPGNWHGYSTHEALGVAALIVPWNAPFAITCTKVSAALAAGCTVVLKPAELAPMTGLRLAELVAQAGFPAGVVNVVTGLGAEAGAALVAHPGIDKISFTGSTATGKAILHQSVGDLKRVSLELGGKSASIVFPDADLARAIPAVAMGIFGNSGQVCAAGSRLFLHEAIFDRFIEGLVAFTQNLRVGPGTEEGVALGPLISGPQRDKVMAYIEAGRGEGATLITGGDAPSGPGYFVNPTIFVDADPSMSIVREEIFGPVLSVMKFGDDDLDALAARANDSIYGLSAYVWTANLANAHAMAKKLRSGSVKINGSGMEFALPFGGFRQSGLGREHGRHGVEAFTETKSVMVGW; this is translated from the coding sequence ATGAACCCGATCTTTGAAACCGCAAGCCAGCGGATCGCCGCCCTTTCGGGCCATTTCATCGACGGCGCCTGGCGCAAAGGCTCCGGGGCGACCATCCCGGTGCTCGATCCCGCGCGTGAGACCGCGATCGGCGCGATTGCCGCCGGCGGCGCGGAGGAGGTGGATCAAGCCGTGCGTGCCGCGCGCCGCGCCTTTGATGCCCCCTCATGGTCCGCCATGCCCGCGGCCGAGCGCGAAAGGCTCCTGCTGCGCCTTGCCGATCTGGTCGAGGAAAACCGCGACGAACTGGCCGCGATGGAAACCATCGATAATGGCATGCCCTATGGCATCTCGCGCATGATGGCCGCGGGCAGCGCAATCAGCGCGATCCGCTATCACGCGGGCTGGCCCCGGCGCCTGACGGGCGAAACGGTCCCCATGTCGGTGCCGGGCAACTGGCATGGCTATAGCACGCATGAGGCGCTGGGCGTGGCGGCCCTGATCGTGCCTTGGAACGCGCCCTTTGCGATCACCTGCACCAAGGTTTCGGCGGCCTTGGCGGCGGGCTGTACGGTGGTGCTCAAACCTGCCGAACTGGCGCCGATGACCGGGCTGCGTCTGGCCGAACTGGTGGCGCAGGCGGGATTTCCCGCAGGCGTCGTCAATGTTGTGACCGGCCTTGGCGCCGAGGCGGGCGCAGCCTTGGTGGCCCATCCCGGCATCGACAAGATCAGCTTTACCGGATCAACCGCCACCGGCAAGGCGATCCTGCATCAGAGCGTGGGCGATCTCAAACGGGTCAGCCTCGAACTGGGCGGCAAGTCGGCCAGCATCGTGTTTCCCGATGCCGATCTCGCCCGCGCCATTCCCGCCGTGGCCATGGGCATTTTCGGCAACAGCGGCCAGGTCTGCGCGGCCGGATCGCGCCTGTTCCTGCACGAAGCGATCTTTGACCGCTTTATCGAGGGGCTGGTCGCCTTCACGCAAAACCTGCGCGTCGGGCCGGGAACCGAGGAGGGCGTGGCGCTCGGACCGCTGATTTCCGGGCCTCAGCGCGACAAGGTGATGGCGTATATCGAGGCGGGCCGGGGTGAAGGTGCCACGCTGATTACGGGCGGCGATGCGCCATCCGGGCCGGGCTATTTCGTCAACCCCACGATCTTTGTCGATGCCGATCCCTCCATGTCGATCGTGCGCGAGGAAATCTTCGGCCCGGTCCTCTCGGTCATGAAATTTGGCGACGACGATCTCGACGCTCTGGCCGCGCGGGCCAATGACAGCATTTACGGCCTCTCGGCCTATGTCTGGACCGCCAATCTGGCCAATGCCCATGCGATGGCGAAAAAGCTGCGTTCGGGGTCGGTCAAGATCAACGGGTCGGGCATGGAATTTGCCCTGCCCTTTGGCGGGTTCCGCCAATCGGGGCTGGGCCGCGAACATGGGCGGCATGGGGTGGAGGCCTTCACCGAAACCAAGTCGGTCATGGTGGGCTGGTAA
- a CDS encoding GMC family oxidoreductase codes for MSKLEFDYIIVGAGSAGSVLANRLSADPQNRVLLLEAGGKATHPYIRMPLGFLQALRNPALTWQFASEPEPHLGGKVFPLPRGRVLGGSSSINGTVHFRGHPLDFDDWAALGCTGWDYKSLLPYFKRSEDHWTGGNARRGKGGPIGVRPVDVSRLMAEELRASAALQGYAYNPDYDGIDNEGCADVQVALKHGERCGGARAYLDPIRERANLRIITHAQVSRILFSGKRATGIAFDKEGVEQTATARREIVLCGGAYGSPQLLMLSGIGRAPDLARHGIGLVHELPGVGQNLQEHVRLAHQYDAAPPHSFAQQLRFDRAALAFLRWYFLRSGPFANQIAAACILARSQDGLDRPDLQIMSSPVRVDANIWFPGFARPKQDCFYNSICLLRPKSRGSVSLRDGDFRSNPRIHLNLLGDGRDWDVLKKGLAISRRIFTHGPIADYIIEETLPGAHVASDEALDAMKAQLSGVVHHPVGTCAMGTGAQAVVDPQLRVHGIGGLRVADASIMPLLVGANTNAAAVMIGEKASDLIVQSARQERKA; via the coding sequence GTGTCCAAACTGGAATTCGACTATATCATCGTGGGCGCCGGATCGGCGGGCAGCGTGCTGGCCAACCGGCTGAGCGCCGATCCGCAAAACCGCGTCCTCCTGCTTGAAGCCGGGGGCAAGGCCACCCATCCCTATATCCGCATGCCGCTGGGCTTTCTTCAGGCTTTGCGCAATCCCGCGCTGACTTGGCAATTTGCCTCCGAGCCTGAACCGCATCTGGGGGGCAAGGTCTTTCCCCTGCCGCGTGGGCGGGTGCTGGGCGGGTCATCCTCGATCAACGGCACGGTGCATTTCCGGGGCCATCCGCTCGATTTCGACGATTGGGCGGCGCTGGGCTGCACGGGTTGGGACTACAAAAGCCTCCTGCCCTATTTCAAAAGGAGCGAGGACCATTGGACCGGCGGCAATGCGCGGCGCGGCAAAGGCGGCCCCATCGGTGTGCGCCCGGTCGATGTCTCGCGCCTGATGGCCGAGGAATTGCGCGCCTCGGCCGCCCTGCAGGGTTATGCCTATAATCCCGATTATGACGGGATCGACAATGAAGGCTGCGCGGATGTGCAGGTCGCGCTGAAACATGGCGAGCGCTGCGGCGGGGCCAGAGCCTATCTCGACCCGATCCGCGAACGCGCCAACTTGCGCATCATCACCCATGCGCAAGTCAGCCGAATCCTGTTTTCCGGCAAGCGCGCCACGGGCATCGCCTTTGACAAGGAAGGCGTCGAGCAGACCGCCACGGCCCGGCGCGAGATCGTGCTGTGCGGCGGAGCCTATGGGTCGCCGCAATTGCTGATGTTGTCGGGCATTGGACGGGCGCCCGATCTGGCGCGCCATGGCATTGGCCTTGTCCATGAATTGCCGGGCGTCGGGCAAAATCTGCAGGAGCATGTCCGCCTTGCCCATCAATATGACGCCGCCCCGCCCCACAGCTTTGCCCAGCAATTGCGCTTTGACCGCGCCGCTTTGGCCTTTCTGCGCTGGTATTTCCTGCGTTCCGGCCCCTTTGCCAATCAGATCGCGGCGGCCTGCATCCTTGCCCGTTCGCAGGACGGGCTGGATCGGCCCGATCTGCAGATTATGTCCAGCCCGGTGCGGGTGGATGCCAATATCTGGTTCCCCGGTTTTGCTCGCCCTAAGCAGGACTGCTTCTACAATTCCATCTGCCTGCTGCGTCCCAAAAGCCGGGGCAGCGTGTCCTTGCGCGATGGCGATTTCCGGTCGAACCCGCGCATCCATCTCAATCTGCTGGGCGATGGGCGCGACTGGGATGTGCTGAAAAAGGGGCTGGCGATTTCAAGGCGGATCTTCACCCATGGTCCGATTGCCGATTACATCATCGAGGAAACCCTGCCCGGCGCGCATGTTGCCAGCGATGAGGCGCTGGACGCGATGAAAGCGCAATTGTCGGGCGTGGTGCATCATCCTGTGGGCACATGCGCGATGGGCACGGGCGCGCAAGCGGTGGTCGATCCGCAATTGCGGGTGCATGGCATAGGCGGCCTGCGCGTGGCCGATGCATCGATCATGCCGCTGCTGGTGGGGGCCAACACCAATGCCGCCGCCGTGATGATCGGCGAGAAAGCCAGCGACCTCATTGTCCAATCCGCGCGTCAGGAGCGAAAAGCATGA
- a CDS encoding c-type cytochrome: MIRISAFVSALTLIAMPAAAQGPSAPKSANATPIATTALGAIFYGAQSANPGEKLFGQKCAFCHIGPSTGKFMLARRVPKGQAELPDRRDLTADYVKAVVRNGLVNMPTFTRVELTDRELAQVADWLARKGRK; this comes from the coding sequence ATGATCCGCATTTCTGCCTTTGTGTCCGCCCTGACGTTGATCGCCATGCCCGCCGCGGCGCAAGGCCCGTCAGCGCCTAAATCAGCCAACGCCACGCCCATCGCCACCACCGCGCTGGGGGCGATCTTTTACGGCGCGCAATCGGCCAATCCGGGCGAAAAGCTGTTCGGCCAGAAATGCGCCTTTTGCCATATCGGCCCCAGCACCGGCAAATTCATGCTGGCCCGCCGCGTGCCCAAAGGGCAGGCCGAATTGCCCGACCGGCGCGATCTGACCGCCGATTATGTCAAGGCGGTGGTGCGCAACGGGCTGGTCAACATGCCCACCTTTACCCGCGTCGAACTGACCGACCGCGAATTGGCGCAGGTGGCCGACTGGCTGGCGCGGAAGGGGCGCAAATGA
- a CDS encoding FAD-binding oxidoreductase, with translation MSIQLPHGMNAATFDKALADFRRALGDQWVLSGEEDRQTYIDPYAMGDGLDHDCSAILAPSTVEEVQAIIRIANQHKTPLWPVSRGKNLGYGASSPKEKGDLILDLSRMNRILDVNEKQASCLIEPGVGYFDLFRHLRQHAPSLWMSVPGNSWGSVIGNALDRGIGYTPYGDHCETLCGLEVVMPDGSLLRTGMGAMAGAKGWQSYKYGYGPGWDQMFMQSNLGVVVKAGVWLQPEPEMTAKITLALPRFDDAEWALDILCDLRRRDIIQHNIVFGSPVRAASTMSQRADWYDGPGALPDSISEKMMAKLGLGWWNAKISLFGDEGSVMAQVALIRRLFEPRLGGQLQFELWKRGDPLEKSATGIPTTMGLQSVNWYGGRGGHLSFAPVLPQDGAMALAYAKKIKAYYEDVGQDYYASFTIGRRHINNVSLILYNRDEPEAIARVDKLYRHLLKEAAASGFGEYRGHISYMDEVAATYDFADGALARLNNRVKSALDPNNIIAPGRNGIGSRAHGGDRP, from the coding sequence ATGTCGATCCAGTTGCCCCATGGCATGAATGCCGCGACCTTTGACAAGGCGCTGGCCGATTTCCGCCGCGCGCTTGGCGATCAATGGGTGCTCTCGGGCGAAGAGGACCGCCAGACCTACATCGACCCCTATGCCATGGGCGACGGGCTGGACCATGATTGCAGCGCGATCCTTGCCCCTTCGACGGTGGAGGAGGTGCAGGCCATCATCCGCATCGCCAATCAGCACAAGACCCCGCTCTGGCCGGTCAGCCGGGGCAAGAATCTGGGCTATGGCGCCTCTTCGCCCAAGGAAAAGGGCGACCTCATCCTCGATCTTTCGCGGATGAACCGCATTCTGGATGTGAACGAGAAACAGGCTTCCTGCCTGATCGAGCCGGGGGTCGGCTATTTCGACCTGTTCCGCCATCTGCGCCAGCATGCCCCCTCGCTGTGGATGAGCGTGCCGGGCAATTCTTGGGGCAGTGTGATCGGCAATGCGCTCGATCGCGGCATCGGCTACACCCCCTATGGCGACCACTGTGAAACGCTGTGCGGGTTGGAAGTGGTGATGCCCGATGGCTCGCTGCTGCGCACCGGCATGGGCGCGATGGCCGGGGCCAAGGGCTGGCAGAGCTATAAATACGGCTATGGCCCCGGCTGGGACCAGATGTTCATGCAGTCCAATCTTGGCGTGGTGGTCAAGGCGGGGGTGTGGCTGCAACCCGAACCGGAAATGACGGCCAAGATCACGCTGGCCCTGCCCCGGTTCGACGATGCGGAATGGGCGCTCGATATCCTATGCGACCTGCGCCGCCGCGACATCATCCAGCACAATATTGTGTTCGGTTCGCCCGTGCGCGCGGCATCGACCATGTCTCAGCGCGCCGATTGGTATGATGGCCCCGGCGCCCTGCCCGACAGCATTTCGGAAAAGATGATGGCCAAGCTGGGCCTTGGCTGGTGGAATGCCAAGATCAGCCTGTTTGGCGATGAGGGCAGCGTGATGGCACAGGTCGCGCTGATCCGCCGCCTGTTCGAACCGCGTCTGGGCGGTCAGTTGCAGTTCGAACTGTGGAAACGCGGCGATCCGCTGGAAAAATCGGCCACCGGCATCCCCACCACGATGGGGCTGCAATCGGTCAACTGGTATGGCGGACGCGGCGGGCATCTCAGCTTTGCCCCGGTTCTGCCCCAGGACGGTGCGATGGCGCTGGCCTATGCCAAAAAGATCAAGGCCTATTATGAAGATGTCGGGCAGGATTATTACGCCAGTTTCACGATCGGGCGGCGCCACATCAACAATGTCAGCCTTATCCTTTACAACCGCGACGAGCCGGAAGCCATCGCGCGCGTGGACAAGCTCTATCGCCACTTGCTGAAAGAGGCCGCCGCCAGCGGCTTTGGCGAATATCGCGGCCATATTTCCTATATGGACGAGGTGGCCGCCACCTATGACTTTGCCGATGGCGCGCTGGCGCGGCTCAACAACCGCGTCAAATCCGCGCTGGACCCCAACAACATCATCGCGCCGGGCCGCAACGGTATCGGCAGCCGCGCCCATGGGGGAGACCGGCCATGA
- a CDS encoding MFS transporter, whose translation MTGDRISVAQAHRQARMNIIAGFLVWGIALAGVSMMMPVMYKPILESMHWTIGETTRFMAIKSATSALGGLVAGPLLVRVGAKKVLVPSIFVIGIATSMLYFAQSLTFYYALAAVSGVCSVWSVIAVQVTLARWYSASLGRNTGFAMLGGAVAGFIVPMSTRMGVTHFGWHATAGAAGLIVLVLVGLSISLLVHETPEAYGYTADELDPGKGRPTGAAPDLGEDFASFRKTPQFWMLILATALSGVISNGINEYIPLFIEKHTTLGATVAALGFTIVMLISGLGKILFGWVFDRLSTKGVALCWALCGVAALATFPLAGYATFLVFTILRGVSHGGVIVQAPVLARHIYGVRALPQVISLLTAAFHLGAAAGIVAIGAGVDKTGGFTVPFIVVAAVAFVAAGIGWQFHPRHWAGQQAAAKA comes from the coding sequence ATGACTGGAGATCGCATCTCCGTTGCCCAGGCGCATCGTCAGGCGCGCATGAATATCATCGCCGGATTCCTCGTGTGGGGCATCGCCTTGGCGGGCGTGTCGATGATGATGCCCGTGATGTACAAACCCATTCTGGAATCGATGCATTGGACCATTGGCGAAACCACCCGCTTCATGGCCATCAAATCGGCCACCTCGGCGCTGGGCGGATTGGTGGCCGGGCCTTTGCTGGTGCGGGTGGGGGCCAAGAAGGTGCTGGTGCCCTCGATTTTCGTGATCGGCATTGCCACCAGTATGCTCTACTTCGCCCAATCTCTGACATTTTACTACGCGCTGGCCGCCGTGTCGGGGGTCTGTTCGGTATGGAGCGTGATCGCCGTTCAGGTGACGCTGGCCCGCTGGTATTCGGCCAGCCTTGGGCGCAACACCGGCTTTGCCATGCTGGGCGGAGCCGTGGCCGGATTTATCGTGCCGATGAGCACGCGCATGGGCGTTACCCATTTCGGATGGCATGCCACGGCGGGCGCGGCAGGCTTGATCGTGCTGGTGCTGGTGGGTCTGTCGATCTCGCTCCTGGTGCATGAAACGCCCGAGGCCTATGGCTACACCGCCGACGAACTGGACCCCGGCAAGGGACGCCCCACCGGCGCCGCGCCCGATCTGGGCGAGGATTTCGCCTCGTTCCGCAAGACGCCGCAATTCTGGATGCTGATTCTCGCCACCGCGCTGTCGGGCGTGATCAGCAACGGCATCAATGAATATATCCCGCTGTTCATCGAAAAGCACACCACGCTGGGCGCGACGGTGGCGGCGCTGGGCTTTACCATCGTCATGCTGATTTCCGGGCTGGGCAAGATCCTGTTCGGCTGGGTGTTCGACCGGCTCTCGACCAAGGGTGTGGCGCTGTGCTGGGCGCTGTGCGGCGTGGCGGCGCTGGCCACCTTCCCCCTGGCCGGTTATGCCACTTTCCTTGTTTTCACCATCCTGCGCGGCGTTTCGCATGGCGGGGTAATCGTTCAGGCGCCGGTGCTGGCGCGCCATATCTATGGCGTGCGGGCGCTGCCACAGGTCATCTCGCTGCTGACGGCGGCCTTCCATCTGGGCGCGGCGGCCGGGATCGTGGCCATCGGCGCTGGCGTGGACAAGACCGGCGGCTTTACCGTGCCCTTCATCGTGGTGGCGGCCGTGGCCTTTGTGGCGGCGGGCATCGGCTGGCAATTCCACCCGCGCCACTGGGCCGGCCAACAGGCCGCCGCCAAGGCGTGA
- a CDS encoding FAD-binding oxidoreductase, translated as MSAAIAPAVPDLAALSSARECFAALLGAEGVVENGGRQRAFHDPFEGPAAHGHQPALVVQPANVEQVQAALRVARERGLHVWTSSKGRNYGYGGSAPVADGAVVINLSRMNRILDIDATHGTAVIEPGVSFADLYAALRRDNVPLMMSVPDLGWGSIIGNALEHGIGYNVMGDHASALCGMEVVLPDGSLLRTGQGALPDSPLWHRHRRGFGPAVDDLFKQSNLGIVTKAGLHLMPRPEVMATGTIRCEAEGDIVPLIAMVRRLLQSGVLQGVPMLVSSPPMATGSGEGHFTAENLRQVLRPGRWNLRFGLYGHEALVSARRSVLEREVAAIPGAIMELRQYAGDAGPEDVEPRDLIAAGIPNQVLLDRLKGVFGDSFGHMDFSPVLPIDADYARRTETLLGETMARHGLIGAFGLLCFPRSMVSASLVMFDAADQARVDAARVAVRHLCDEVATWGCAPYRAHVALVDHVQDKFAFGQNAMARFYSKLKDALDPQGLLAPGNHGIWAEGQRGA; from the coding sequence ATGTCAGCCGCGATTGCGCCCGCTGTGCCGGATCTTGCCGCGCTGTCCTCGGCGCGCGAATGCTTTGCCGCCTTGCTCGGGGCCGAGGGCGTGGTGGAGAATGGCGGGCGTCAGCGCGCCTTTCACGATCCGTTTGAAGGCCCCGCCGCCCATGGCCATCAGCCCGCGCTGGTCGTCCAACCGGCCAATGTCGAACAGGTTCAGGCGGCGCTGCGAGTCGCGCGCGAACGGGGCCTCCACGTCTGGACATCGTCCAAGGGGCGCAATTACGGCTATGGCGGTTCGGCCCCGGTTGCCGATGGCGCGGTGGTGATCAATCTCTCGCGGATGAACCGGATTCTCGACATCGACGCCACCCACGGCACCGCCGTCATCGAACCGGGCGTCAGCTTTGCCGATCTCTATGCCGCGCTGCGCCGGGACAATGTGCCGCTGATGATGTCCGTACCCGATCTGGGCTGGGGCAGCATCATCGGCAATGCGCTGGAGCATGGCATCGGCTATAACGTGATGGGCGATCATGCCTCGGCCCTGTGCGGGATGGAGGTGGTGCTGCCCGATGGCTCGCTGCTGCGCACGGGGCAAGGCGCCCTGCCCGACAGCCCGCTATGGCACAGGCACAGACGCGGTTTTGGTCCGGCGGTCGATGATCTGTTCAAGCAATCCAATCTGGGCATCGTCACCAAAGCCGGGCTGCATCTGATGCCCCGCCCCGAAGTGATGGCCACCGGCACGATCCGCTGCGAGGCCGAGGGGGACATCGTGCCCCTGATCGCCATGGTGCGCCGCCTGCTGCAATCGGGCGTGCTTCAGGGGGTGCCGATGCTGGTTTCCTCGCCGCCCATGGCCACAGGATCGGGCGAAGGGCACTTTACCGCCGAAAACCTGCGTCAGGTGCTGCGCCCCGGTCGCTGGAATTTGCGCTTCGGCCTTTATGGCCATGAAGCGCTGGTTTCCGCCCGCCGCTCCGTGCTGGAGCGCGAAGTGGCCGCCATTCCCGGCGCGATCATGGAACTGCGCCAATATGCAGGCGATGCCGGTCCCGAGGATGTCGAACCGCGCGACCTGATCGCTGCGGGCATCCCCAATCAGGTATTGCTCGACCGGTTGAAAGGCGTGTTTGGCGACAGTTTCGGCCATATGGATTTTTCGCCGGTCCTGCCCATCGATGCCGATTACGCCCGCCGCACCGAAACCCTGCTGGGCGAAACCATGGCGCGCCACGGGCTGATCGGCGCCTTTGGTCTGCTCTGTTTCCCGCGCAGCATGGTCAGCGCCAGTCTGGTGATGTTTGATGCCGCCGATCAGGCCCGCGTCGATGCCGCCCGCGTGGCGGTGCGCCATCTGTGCGATGAAGTGGCGACATGGGGCTGCGCGCCTTATCGCGCCCATGTCGCGCTGGTCGATCATGTGCAGGACAAATTCGCCTTTGGCCAAAACGCGATGGCCCGTTTCTATTCAAAGCTCAAGGATGCGCTGGACCCACAGGGCCTGTTGGCGCCGGGCAATCACGGCATCTGGGCCGAAGGGCAGCGCGGGGCATGA
- a CDS encoding 4-hydroxyphenylacetate 3-hydroxylase N-terminal domain-containing protein has protein sequence MAARTGAEYKAGLKDDRVVYLGEGKVDVANDPRLAGSVDGMAGYFDWQHTYAEDCLIPDPERSGEKMSVSLMLPKSAEDLAIRHRGLERLARYSNGMLGRTPDYVNVVLSGHTARADIWARGKPEGYERLKKFHREVIEGDLSMTHTIVHANIDKSVGDLAGMNTDLTLRVVGRNENGIIVRGGKVLATLGPLADELYVYSSSPIPSGGEDYALIFSIPVNTKGVIQICRDHYGTNASIQDAPFSSRFDEQDAFVIFDDVEVPYERVFCEGDLNVYNNLNQGVSPGNTLQQTAIRAMVKLEFAYDLCSSILKVSNSIARPDAAEMLGEIHAYLSLTRAAIVAAEARAHDWGAGAFFPHRDLSVLRCVMPGWMTRVNQIIRAIGSHNLLCTPSLALFEDPEIGDMLRKYLPGAAGMSAEQRASIMRTAWDFAGSALGSRIELYEMFYLTSQGRARIGDHMYAQRDGEWGQVREFLAKSGAMPNVDWK, from the coding sequence ATGGCTGCTCGCACAGGGGCCGAATATAAGGCTGGGCTGAAGGATGACCGGGTGGTTTATCTGGGCGAAGGCAAGGTGGATGTGGCGAATGATCCGCGCCTTGCCGGGTCGGTTGATGGCATGGCCGGCTATTTCGACTGGCAGCACACCTATGCCGAGGATTGCCTGATTCCCGATCCCGAACGGTCGGGCGAAAAGATGAGCGTCAGCCTGATGCTGCCCAAAAGCGCCGAGGATCTGGCGATCCGCCATCGCGGGCTGGAGCGTCTGGCGCGTTATTCCAATGGCATGCTGGGGCGCACGCCCGACTATGTGAACGTGGTGCTCTCGGGCCATACCGCGCGCGCCGACATCTGGGCGCGGGGCAAGCCGGAGGGCTATGAACGCCTGAAGAAATTCCACCGCGAGGTGATCGAGGGCGACCTTTCGATGACTCACACCATCGTCCATGCGAATATCGACAAGAGCGTGGGCGATCTGGCGGGGATGAACACCGATCTGACGCTGCGCGTGGTGGGCCGCAATGAAAACGGCATCATCGTGCGCGGCGGCAAGGTGCTGGCCACGCTGGGGCCGCTTGCCGATGAACTCTATGTTTATTCCTCATCGCCGATCCCATCGGGCGGTGAAGATTATGCGCTGATCTTCTCGATTCCGGTCAACACCAAGGGCGTGATCCAGATCTGCCGCGACCATTACGGCACCAATGCCAGCATTCAGGACGCGCCTTTCTCGTCGCGCTTTGACGAACAGGACGCTTTTGTCATCTTTGACGATGTCGAAGTGCCCTATGAACGTGTGTTCTGCGAAGGCGATCTCAACGTTTACAACAACCTCAACCAGGGCGTTTCGCCGGGCAACACGCTGCAGCAGACGGCAATCCGCGCGATGGTGAAGCTGGAATTCGCCTATGACCTGTGTTCGAGCATCCTGAAGGTTTCAAACAGCATCGCCCGCCCCGATGCGGCCGAAATGCTGGGCGAGATCCACGCCTATCTCTCGTTGACCCGTGCGGCGATCGTGGCGGCCGAGGCGCGGGCGCATGACTGGGGGGCGGGGGCCTTCTTCCCGCATCGCGACCTCTCGGTGCTGCGCTGCGTGATGCCCGGCTGGATGACGCGGGTGAACCAGATCATCCGGGCCATCGGTTCGCACAATCTGCTTTGCACGCCGTCGCTGGCCCTGTTCGAGGATCCCGAAATCGGCGACATGCTGCGCAAATACCTGCCCGGCGCGGCAGGCATGAGCGCCGAGCAACGCGCCAGCATCATGCGCACGGCATGGGATTTTGCGGGTTCCGCGCTGGGCAGCCGCATCGAACTCTACGAAATGTTCTATCTGACCAGCCAGGGCCGCGCCCGTATCGGCGACCATATGTATGCCCAGCGCGACGGCGAATGGGGCCAGGTGCGCGAATTTCTGGCCAAGTCGGGCGCCATGCCCAACGTTGACTGGAAATGA
- a CDS encoding flavin reductase family protein, whose translation MSGENIAALEGDFRAAMRLLASGVALVTTLDEAGAPCGIAMTAFMSLSMDPPSLLLAINRTASLLAPLESNGRFAVNILAADQAAACQTFVTTAPGQRFGTLDWWMDDGLPLVESCVATILCRVEQTADFGSHRVVTGVVERVTVGGGEPLVYVDGRYGRVAVNG comes from the coding sequence ATGAGCGGAGAAAATATCGCGGCGCTGGAAGGAGACTTCCGCGCCGCCATGCGCCTGCTGGCCAGCGGGGTGGCCTTGGTCACCACGCTGGACGAGGCGGGGGCGCCCTGCGGCATTGCGATGACGGCCTTCATGTCGCTCAGCATGGATCCGCCCTCGCTGCTGCTGGCGATCAACCGGACGGCCTCGCTGCTGGCGCCGCTGGAAAGCAACGGGCGCTTTGCCGTCAACATTCTGGCCGCCGATCAGGCCGCAGCCTGCCAGACCTTTGTCACCACCGCGCCGGGCCAGCGTTTCGGCACGCTGGACTGGTGGATGGATGATGGCCTGCCGCTTGTGGAATCCTGCGTAGCCACTATCCTGTGCCGCGTTGAACAGACGGCCGATTTCGGCAGCCATAGGGTGGTGACGGGTGTGGTGGAAAGAGTGACCGTGGGCGGCGGCGAACCGCTGGTCTATGTCGATGGGCGCTATGGCCGGGTTGCCGTGAATGGCTGA
- a CDS encoding TetR/AcrR family transcriptional regulator, with protein MADMPEGSSRDRFLIAADDQFIESGYDRCTIRAIAARAGTSLASLSRNWSGKQELFTEVFRRHFDPIHAAQNAGFDALEASGELSARAVIAAFFGSAMLGEGADVQKSHRIYSLALVDPSEEARVITRQLAEPVRRRVIGLLRQCLPDLNEARFFLAMNVVLGVYIYPLARGERLAGVMGFDLASLDWNEAVGMLADMVCRGIEG; from the coding sequence ATGGCTGACATGCCCGAAGGCAGCAGCCGCGATCGTTTTCTGATCGCGGCTGACGATCAGTTTATCGAAAGCGGTTATGACCGCTGCACCATCCGCGCCATCGCCGCGCGGGCGGGCACCAGCCTTGCCTCGCTAAGCCGCAACTGGAGCGGCAAGCAGGAATTGTTCACCGAGGTTTTCCGGCGCCATTTCGATCCCATCCATGCCGCGCAAAATGCCGGTTTCGATGCGTTGGAGGCTTCGGGCGAACTGTCGGCCCGAGCGGTTATTGCCGCTTTCTTTGGTTCGGCCATGCTGGGCGAGGGCGCCGATGTGCAGAAAAGCCACCGGATCTACAGCCTCGCCCTTGTCGACCCATCCGAGGAAGCCCGCGTCATCACCCGCCAACTGGCCGAGCCCGTGCGGCGGCGGGTGATCGGCCTGCTGCGCCAATGTCTGCCCGATCTCAACGAGGCGCGTTTCTTCCTCGCCATGAATGTGGTGCTGGGCGTCTATATCTACCCCCTCGCGCGCGGGGAGCGTCTGGCCGGGGTGATGGGGTTCGATCTGGCCTCGCTCGACTGGAATGAGGCGGTGGGGATGTTGGCCGATATGGTGTGTCGGGGGATTGAGGGGTAA